The following proteins come from a genomic window of Plutella xylostella chromosome 22, ilPluXylo3.1, whole genome shotgun sequence:
- the LOC105388847 gene encoding iron-sulfur cluster assembly 1 homolog, mitochondrial: MATKSIASATVRAVKRRVLPSRAALVLTPTAVSKIKELMTKKEAEGFIGLKVGVRQRGCNGLSYTLDYAKGKDKLDEEVKQDGVTIIIDKKAQLTLLGTEMDFVENKLSAEFVFNNPNIKGTCGCGESFSI, encoded by the exons ATGGCGACTAAAAGTATAGCAAGTGCGACCGTCCGGGCCGTGAAGAGGCGGGTGCTGCCCTCGAGGGCAGCTCTTGTGTTAACACCAACTGCAGTTAGTAAGATCAAGGAGCTCATGACTAAAAAAGAGGCTGAGGGATTCATTGGACTGAAAGTTGGTGTACGGCAAAGAGGTTGTAATGGCCTTTCATACACCTTGGATTATGCAAAGGGAAAAGATAAGCTTGATGAAGAAGTCAAACAAGATGGTgttactataattattgacaAAAAGGCGCAATTAACATTACTAG GTACTGAAATGGACTTTGTTGAGAACAAACTATCTGCTGAGTTTGTGTTCAATAATCCAAACATAAAAGGGACATGCGGCTGTGGAGAATCTTttagtatataa